CGTGCCAAGATCTCGGACAGCCTGGAGCTGCGTGAGTACTCGCGTGGCGAGGCGGTCATCTCGCAGGGTGAGCGCGGTAGCGAGTTTTTCATTATTGTGGAAGGCGATGCCGAGGTACGCAAGACCAAGCAAGGCGgcgaggaggtggtgggCAAGCTCTCGCGCGGCGACTACTTTGGCGAGCTGGCACTGTTGAACAATGCGCCTCGCGCGGCTACTGTGGCTGCAGCGGGCGCCACCGACGACGCAAGGCTGAGGGTGGTGACGATGAGCGAAAGGGCATTTACGAGGTTGTTGGGACCGCTGGCGGGGATTCTCGAGAGGCATGCCAAGGAGACGTATGGCGACGAGTATTCGGCGGTAcatgcgaatgcgaatgcggacgcagcgacgagcgtcAACAGCGCCGCATTGGCGCGCTCAGGTGCGGACACGAGTTTCCCGCATCCCATGGATTCCAGCGCGAAACCGGGCGAGGGCGCATGGAGCGCGCCGAATCCGTTTGCTTGACGCAGCCCAGTGCGCCTGCTTTGGATGGTTTCTCAATCGCGGGGGGgtttttttcttttttttttctttttttttcttctcctATCTGCGATGCGTTGCAATGAGTGGATCGGGTTGGAACTGGAAAtttgattcacaattggTGCTGATTGGTCTGTTGCAAGGCATGTGTTGGCCGAGTGTGTGGACAAGCTCCGCTTCGTGCGTGCGCACAGCGACGTGCACTTTGGCGAATGCGTCAAAGGCAAGATTTTGAGCGCGAGCGTAAAGTAGAGCAATGCGGTACAATTACTGTATGAGTGGTGAGCACGACGTTGATTGACGGCGTGGAGACCGACATCAGGGTGAGCCAGCCGCAAGCGACGCGCCGCAGTGGAACTTGCCAAGCCGTCGTTGCcccacactcgtgactcgttTCTAGCTGCGGTGAGCGTTGGATATAGACTCGCGATTTGTTAGCGCGAGAAAGGTGCACGTAACGTTGTCAAAAGAGTTCAATGTTACACCGCGACACGTTTCATCATTGCGCTTGTCTCGCGTCTGGTGAGTTGCGTTTCgctggattcgtgattgtgattgtcgTGTCACGCGTTgagaattcacgattcacgatggatGCTGCGCAGCAAAAACTGACATTCTCAACAAATGGCGTCATCGTTTACGTCATGCTTGACGCACATCTATCAAGATGAAATTCAAATTGAACTGCTCAATGATCACATCACACTGCGATGCCACGTTTTAAATAGTCACGGCTTCAGTGCTGTCAACCAACTAGGTTGTGCTGGTTGGCTCTGTACACCTACGCTAGCACGGCGATTTCAGACAAGCAGCAGGGTAGCTCAGCACGGTGGACGCTAGAGAGAGACTCGAGACTGTTGCGCGACCCAACAAGTGCAGGTGCGAGTTGTCAAGTTGAAagcagacgagcgaggTTGATTCGGACGAGCCGGAAGAGCAAACCAACGCTGCGCAATTCATGACTGATTTGGACCGAGTAGGTGACAGTAGAGTGCAGTAACTGAGTAGCTACGCAGCAAGTCGCCGTTGCTCTATCTCGGGTATGCAGCTGTGTAGGCTCGTGCTGGTTGAAGAGCGGTGTTTGGTGCGCAAGTCTGAGTCGAAGAGCTCAGTTAACTTGATCAAGAGCAGCTTAGCTAGCAGCACCTCCACGATTTCGACGTTTTGTATTCGAAATGTCGATGTGATTTGACTGCATTCGTCTTTCTACTTGAATACTCGAGTGTGGACTATAAtactaatcgtgaatattgGCAGGTCAGTCACGAATACAAAAAAAGAAATGTTCTACcgcgtgatgcgtgatgagAGCTcaagtgtgagtcgtgagtgtacAGTTGTGAACACACCGAAAACCGAAAACCATTCGCGCACCAAGTCAGAACCCAAGCCAAGACGTTGctggtgattcacgattgtgcgCACCGGAAGCCGAATGGATCGGTGATTTTTGCGTCAACATGGCGAGACGCACCCCCGTGCTGGCAGTCTTATGAACCAACGCACCCTCATTAAGAATTGTGGATCGCCGTCCAGAGCGTCAGAGCGTTCGGTGTTGGAACTGTTGTATTGCGTTGAGTTAGGAGTTGGTTTGTATTTGTCTGCCTAACTTAGACGAGGTACAAATCGTGTGTCACGTATGCTATACGTATTAGTATTATATATTATTAATAGAACCAGCGGGGCGCGCATCGAGCCGATCAGGCTGGAAAAGGCCAAAAGCAGGCGAGGATCGTAACTTGACAAAGCGCACAGCGCAGAGCTGAATCAAGGATCAATAGAGaatcgaatcacgaatcataaCTTTGCTATAATCGTGGATGGTTGTTtcgcatccgtgattgtgatttggTTTGGGAGGATTCCATCCCCATCGGCGTGTTTGTGGTTGTGACCAAAGAGTGGGAGAGACAAGCGTCAAGACTCTGTGTGACTAACTGACTCACACTGCTCATACACACTCGACAGTCAAGAACGCACTCTTGTGACTTGACCGTCTCAGAGACTGCGCGATCGGCAAGACTCGAAGCGACACAGAGACCAACGAACCCTGATCCGGACCCCGTCTCGCcctgctctgctctgctctgctctgctctgctctcttttcttctctgcctttgcctttgccattcacgattcacgattcgtgtttcatAACCGCGAGTCGCGACTCGTCTGATTCCACCAACATCGAGACGGctcagctcgctcagctcgctcagcttgcgcTCCTGCACGCCATCCCGTTGCCGagcctctctctctgtgaACCGCGTTGATtcttctccaccatcgtcatcctcgcctCGTTCTAGCCATCCGACTACCTCGCCCTaacagcgcaagcacagcacagcacagctcaGCACAGCTCACCTCAGCTCACCTTGAACAAAGTCAgccgtcatcatcgctcGCTCCTCTCTTTCTTCGATTCGTTGAGCCTCGGCTGCTATCGATCCACTGCTCGTCTCCAACACGCTCTCCATTGCATTGCCCGCCATGTCGGAAACAGGTATGTACACCACCACGTCGTCTACCATTCACCTCGGTGCCATCAACGCTCCGCTCATCCATCATCTCTCCGCTCCATCTCGCTAACCTGTTtctgctcttcctcttggTTTGGTTctgccaccatcaccaccatgATTGCTCTCCAATCTGCACGTCCAGCCACAGCCTCGAGGCCGCCTGCAAAGCCGCTATCCAGAAACTCGCCCGTTCGCTCTACCGCCAAACACCATCTCGAACCCAACCCATTCGAAGAATTNNNNNNNNNNNNNNNNNNNNNNNNNNNNNNNNNNNNNNNNNNNNNNNNNNNNNNNNNNNNNNNNNNNNNNNNNNNNNNNNNNNNNNNNNNNNNNNNNNNNATCACTCCCACCACGCTTTCCTCCCTCACCAACGTCAACCCCACCACAGCTATCGACCCCAACGCTCCCACTCCCGCCGCCGGCTCTTCCTTGTCCACCCAACCCCAACACTTTGCCGCCAAGCCTACCGACGCACAAAACGCGTTTGACCTCGCCTTTAGCCGCTCCTTCCCCAACGACCGCTccgatgccaagctcaCCGGTTCCAAGCTCAAAGCTCACGTCAATGCTACCGACTCGGATCGCAGCGTCTCACACAGCATCAGCCCGCAGATGGTACACAAACCCTTGGATGCTCCCAACGGCGGCGATCAGCAGAACGCCGCCTCGGGTCTCTTTCTCTTGAGTCGAGCGCATAAGGAAATGTCGAAACGCGACGCCGCCTCCACGTCGCTCTACGACTCTAAGCCCTCgtcgaaaaagtcgaccaGCGCCAAGAACGCCCCGGACGCCAAACCTACCTCCAAACCTACCGCCAATAAACGCAAAAAGTCAAATtccaccgacgacgacgcagctGCCACAGCCCAAGCATCCACATCGACCAACGCACCACccgccaaagctgccaagacGGCCAAAGGCGGTAAAaaagcagcggcagcggcggcagcagcagcagcagctgatgCTAGCAAGGATGCTTCTACAAGAGCCAATGGCGGTGGATCACTCAAGTCGGATAACGGGgcggatgacgacgatcagCACTGGgacagcgatgacgaaAACGGTGAAGGAAGGGGCAACATggacgagaagcgcaaaaaCTTTTTGGAGAGGAATCGGCAAGCAGCGCTCAAGTGTCGTCAACGCAAGAAAGCCTGGTTGGCATCGCTGCAGGCCAAGGTCGAGTATCTGCAAAACGACAACGAAAATCTTCAGAACACGGTGGGCGCGCTAAGAAACGAGAACATGTTTCTCAAGAGTCAACTGGTGCAGGCTACCGGAGGCGCTCCGCTACCCAACATACCGATGGGGTTGGCTATGGGCATGCCCATGGCTCCGCCGCCGCATGGCGTAGATGCGCAGCACCATTCAATGGCGCCGGCGCCTATGGGCATTCCGACGAGCATGGCGCCGCACCCGGCCTACTTGCATCCGGGTGTCAGCCAGGCGCCTGGCGGTGCATATCCTCCGGCGCGCGCACCACCGCCTGGCTTTGATCCTCGACAAGCGGGCCCCACCGGTCGACCTCGATCAGAATCCGACGCGCTGGCATCCAACGAGTCGTCCATGCCCGGCCTCAAGCACGAACGAGAGTGGAGCGCTGCTTCCGCCACCGACACGACCAACAAGCACACCAGCGCCGCCTCGGGCGCTGCGACCATCAAGGTCTAGCTCGACTCACTTGTGAACTGGACCTTTGCGCGTCTACACTTGTTGCCACCTTTTTTTATTTTTTTTTAATCCTTTTTTTTATGATACCTCGTCCTCGTATGTTGCGCCTTGTGTGCGCCTTGTATTCGGCCTGTGTATCTATGCTATTCCCGTGTACCGTTggttattcacgattgatcTGTGGCGTCGCAACGCCGGGTGGTTATGGCGCTCTAGCTGTGTGACTGTGAATGGCACGTACAGAGACACGAGATCTCGTATGCATGGCATGTGTGGCGTGATCTGGGGACGCGATGTTgggcaagaaggacgaAAGTGTGAATCGCCAAGGCAGGGCGGGCCGGGCGGGTTGATAGCGCTATTGCTAAGCAAGACAGTTATGTTGCTGGAGCGGGAGATGGTGGCGAAGACGCGACGACTGTTGACACGCCAGCTTGTACGCACTCGGACTTGGCAGACGACGGACCGACTCTGACGATTGCACGAATCGGCGCGGTTCAGACGCCGTCTTGGAGACTGACGTTGCGCGAACCACAGACGACGCTGGcagcgtgaatcgtgggTGTGAGCGCACTCGTCACTGTTGCTCGCCGAACCGCTCGCGCCCGCTCGCGCCCGCTCGCGCCCGCTCGCGCCGGTTCGTAGCTCTCGTTTTCATCGTTCTGACGCAGCTAGCGGATGCGAGCACATGCGCTGAGCTTGGCGTACAAACGCTACTATTCGTCATGGTGGGGCGTGAATGACTGCAGCTGAGCacaagatcgtcgacaTGCACATGCGTTCCGACACACCACATCGGCGGTGCGTGCTTGCATGTTGGCAGAGCGTGTGTGCGCGAGCGGTGCATatttgctgctcgacactGGCGCGTCTATGCTTTTTCCAGGTACGTCCGTACACTGGCGTgcggctcgagctcggagcCAGCCAAACCCAGCACGCAAGCGCAAAGAGAACAAGCGCACAACAGCCTCGCGCCGCCTCCAGCTTGCGTGATGAGATTCACACTGAGATCGAGCATACTCTGTCGTGATGCGGCGAGGCTCCAGACGCTCTCGACACGCATTGcttggcagcgacgacgcagTCGAGCTTCGGTCAGCCAAGCATATATACGAATGGATAGAGCAGCAGACGTGTGTCACGCGTCTCGTGCGCGCACGCTTTGCACCACCACAAGCGAGCCGCACAGCCCCCGAGCGATTCGGCTGTCGAGTCGGCACATTGCTGGCATGGCGATCCCAGCTCAGTCGACACAcaccaacgacgacgttcagtccagcagcagagcagccGACGTACTCTCGGCGGCGTCACAGTATGCACTCGGCGAGTGAGCGGAGCGCATGCTGGATCGTGCTCGACCCAGTGCTCCAGCTCAAGCACCGATGCTCGACTCCATCGGCCACAGTCAACATGCTCTACTTGTGCTTTTGCTTGTGCTGTTCTGTGCGGTAGCGCGGCTTGCCGCCGTGAGGCTGTACTGCGCTTCGATGGCTGCGTTTCACCGTCGAGGCTCGGTCGAACGCCAGTGCGCACGCCGCCAGTGCGCGCCTTCTGTCGGGCGTCGTTGCGGCACGCGCTGATCTTGGTCAAGACAGAGCAACGTCGCTGTCCATCGTTGCAGTCCGCGTTCTCACTGTTCCAAGTAAGCGACCAGAGTGACCACGTATCGCTGCTTGGGTGCTGACAACGCTGCCTTTCAGCGCGCAGCATAGCCGCCAGCAAACGCGAGAGCGCGGATCCAAGACATGCTCTGTATGCACGCCCGTATTTGGCGCCGCTGGCGTTGCAGGTTTCGGCTTCCGACGTCACAGCCTTGTCGGCAGCAAGGATTCCAGCGCACACCAAACATAGTTTGCTAGCGCGAATGCTAGGTAGCAGTGCTCCGGCGGATCGGATGGGTGGCAACCGAACCACGCGTACGaggcgacggcgacgaaTGCGCGTGCATACACCCGgtgctcgctcgtcctGTCCATGTGGCAGCACACCGCTCGCAGTCACATCCGCTCGGCGCTGCACGACACCGCGTGCGCCAGCTGCATCTACGGACACTGCCATTCTCAGCTCACATCGCCGACACGATCGCGTAACCATGCGAAACGCGCAAGGCAGGTGGCGGCTATCGGCATgtgccaatcgtgaatccacgATGCACAGCCGCGCGCACGCGTGCTCACGTATACGCGACGCGACTAGCGAGCAAGCCATCTCGCGCCGGTTCGAGGCGTATGTTGAcagccaccgccaccactTGGCGCTTGGCTTGGTAGACTGGCTCGAACAGAGACTAGGTCTGCTGCACTGGACCggcttgccgagcttggtcgaAGCGCGTAATGTTATCGAGTGGATCGTGCTAGCGGCTTGAAGCGGCAGCCAAGCTTGTGAGCAGGTGCGAAACGTACCGCAGCCCCGCGCTCGGACGCCGACGCCAAAGCCGGTGACTGGCGACTCAGTTTGCGCGCGCACCCAAGACGCACGCAGCCATCGTCGACGTACAGCAGAcggtgcagcagcgtgtGCAGCGTGGTGCTGTATGCGGGATGCAGACACAAGCGTTTGAGGATTCGCGCCAACCGCTGTGTCTCTGCGCGCACCCAGCACGCGCTTGACGCACAAGAGCATGTGGTGGAGCGCTAGTGGctggtcgacgagccacACCTCACGTAAGAGCGGCTCTCATCGTCGCGCGCCAGCACACCGATGCTCACGGCGCGCAGCGCGCAGCGCGCAGCGTATCCACCAGCCTCAGTGTCAGCACGCGCTCATTCACACAAGCCCAATGCGGCCCACCTGCACACTACGCTTGAGCTCTCGTATCCGCCGACCGCTATTATCCCACTAGCCCATCGGCGCCGACATCGCATagcatcgtcgtccgacCAACGCGTCCGCGCGCGCTGTCGATGCAAACGAAAGCTTCCAGATAATCGATGCTCGGCGTCAAATCTTAGCGTACCGACCAGGCGCCGTGCCACTGGTCACACACACATGctgccaagccaagccgagctGATCGACGCGCGACTGCGGCGCGCTCGAAAATTCGTATGGCATATCAGACTGGCGCGCGAGACAATACATGTACTCAGCTGAGCGATCAAGTGGCTGTCGGGGAGCCTCAGCTGTGAGCCGCATTGACTCGggcgatggcagcatcAATCACTGTCTTGGCGTTGAGTTGGGCGGTTTCAAAGACGCGGATCGCGTCGTTGAGCCTTCGTTGCGTCTCGGGATCGTtcgagatggcgagcgcCAGCTGTTGAGCGTTGTGCGACAGGTAGTCGACGCTCAGATCGAATTGCTGCGCTACGCCGTCTGCACGGAGACGGTCGATCTTCAGGAGCGCCAGCGTCGAATCCGGGAGCGCCACGTCGTATGTCTTGCTCGGCCGGTACGGCTTGGTGGTGGCACGCATGCCTGTGCGTTGGATCATCTCGCTAAGTATAGGCGCTAGGATCGTCGCTTGTTGTGCACCGAGCTGAGGCATGGCGAGCACCTCGTTGATGCCGATAAAAGACGCCGATTTGATCACTGGCGGTCTAGCGGCTGGATTAGCGAGCGTAAGCTCCCGGTAGGCTTGGTAGATGTGAGCCATTCGAGGAGACATGGGATGTTGCGAGACGGGGTCGTCGTACACAGCCCTTTCGTCGGGCGCGGTAAAGTGCGCCAGGATCTCGTTGTAGTAAGGTGAGATGTAGAGACATCCAGCCTGTGCAGCGGCGAGCGCCTGGGCGACGCTGAACACGCCGGTTGCGAGCGTTCGAATAGCATGCTGCGACTCGAGGATCCAAGCCGCCTTGACACCCGCCGGTGTGGCGAGGATCTTGATGCAGTATCTGTGCTTGCCGATACCGAGTGCGCTGAACTCGCGATCATACGCAAGagcatgctcgacgatTTGTTCGGTATCGTACGCATGCGTGGGGGATACCTGCAACAGCGCACGTCCTGAAATGTTGGCCAGATTCTGCGCACATAGCCTGACACTCACGCGGTCCAGGATGGCCAACCAGTCGCCTGCACCACTACCGCGCACTacgtcgtcgagcaacgcCTCGTTCTGCGCCAACCGCAGCGCGTCCGCGACGATAAACTGGTTCGATGTCATATCGTTTGGCTGCACGCCCACCGACGCGAGTTGCTGCGTAAGCGCCACATCGAGCGTGTCCacatcgatctcgagctgcgacGCCGCATTCACAATGATCGGTACCGTAGACGCTGTCATGCCTGACCAGATCGAGCCAACCAGCGACGTTGCGAACTGAGAGAGTCCAAGTCTCCGTCGTCGTACCACGTCTACCCGGACCGACGTATATTTATCCGCGAACCCGTTTGCGCACACGCTAGCCGTTTTCAGTGAGCGCGCGCCAAACAGCGTTGCCCAACACCAACCGTGAACAACACTGCGCCGTGCTGTGCAGAGGCCAACACACTTGAGCCCAACCAGCGCCGTACAGCCAACGCTGACACGGCTGTTTCTcgtcgtgagtcacgagtggtgagtggaTCGGTCAAATCGTTTGccgacgcagcagcacgcgcACGATCGGTGTTATTGGATTGCCGGACACCGACGGTGTATTTTGCAGTTTGGCGTTGAACCACTGACAGACTGACACTGAGCCCCGTCCAGATGGATGGTTGAGCGCTCCTGTTTCGTGCGCCATCACATGCACAACAGCGGCGAGCCTAGCACACCTCACAACTGAGTCACCATGGTCCAAGAGTCGCCAGCTCGCACGTGATCGGCGCGGGGAATAACACCGATTGGACGTGGGCTGTTGTGCGGACGACCGACCTGGTAGTACTTTAAGCGTGCCGgtatcgtgaatcgacaTGCCGATCGACGACACGCACAGAAGATCGCAAccagcgagcagcaaccaGCAACCAGCAACCAGCAACCAGCCACCAGCAACCAGCCATGGCGGGAGAGACCAAGATTTGCGGGCCGATACTGCTCCACTCGCATCAGCTTGGTCAACGATTCTATCTGGGTGGACCACAAATCTCGTCGTTCCgtggagaagagcgagcgTCAGAGTCAGAAGCGCACAGCCGACGAGAGCCCGAAGACTGGGTagcgtcgacgacatgTTGTGCTGGACATGACTCGCTCGGTCTCACGCGTCTTGGCCAGACAGACACACTTCTGGTGGATGAAATCGGTGCGGATCCGGTCGCATGGCTCGGAAGTGCTCACGTCGCCAAGTACGGCAGCGACacaaagctgctcgtcaagctgctcgatgcggGTCAGCGACTGCCCATCCATGCACACCCGCACGTCGACTGGGCGCGAATGCACCTGGCGCGCAACCACGGCAAGGCGGAAGCTTGGCACATGTTGACGGGTGGTGATGTCTATCTGGGTCTCAAGGAGCATGTGACCGCAGCCAGGCTGTTGGACATGGTGGATGCGCAAGACATCCAAGCTATGCTGCAGCTCCTGCATCGAGTCGAGGTGCAACGAGGCGATACAGTATACGTGCCTCCTGGAATGCTCCACGCGATCGGCCAAGGCATCCTGTTGGTCGAGGTGCAGGAACCCGAAGATATGAGCATCCTGCTCGAGTGGAGTCacttccagctcgacggtCGCAAACACGGACATCTCGGATTAGGCTTTGCAAAAGCGATTACCGCGATCGACACGAGCGCACTGAGCCACGAGCAACTGGACCAGCTCGTGGTGCGAGCCCAAACCAGCACCACTAGTAACCTGCTATCCGAACACGCGCTCGAGTACTTTCGAATGGACAAGTTTTACAGcgatgtcgagctggatgcgGGGTTCCAGGTGGTTGTAGTGTTGAGtggcgaggtcgaggttAGCGTGCGCTCAACCGACCAGGCAGCAGTGATACTCAAAGGCGGAAGTACCGCGCTATTGCGACATGCTGACGGCAGCGTCGCGTTCAAGGTGCGCCAGCCCACCGAGTTTCTTGTCATTCGTCCTCCTTTGTAGACGTCTGTCcatgcacgattcgtgatgatctcgatgctTGCATGTCAGAGAAGCGTGCCGCATCTACGCTCAGATGGCCTGTTACGCCTCGATGTTGTTCTCGTACGGCAAGTATGCCAAGCGCGCCCTTTTGCGGTCGTATCAGTCTCATGATAAACTCGGCTTGTACAAAAGCTAGACAGATGCACTCGCCCCGAAGTACATCATCCCTGTTGCTAGTCAGATGCTTGCACAGTATCGTGGTGCTGTTGGATGGTATCCACGATCGGGCCAAGCTtgactcacgattctgtgaaTTCAGTCAGACTTTTGTGTCGCTCTTTTCTGGATATTATTGATAGTCGCGATTGCATTCTCAACTCACACTcggcactcgtgactgtgattCCGTTATTCAAAAGAGGAGCGACGAGTGGacaaagcgtgaagcggcgttcgtgcttgtcgagaGTCGCCAGTCTCCCGATTCTATACAGACCCAAGGtgctcacgactctcgATCGACAACACGAGGCAGGACAAGCAACAACCATCCCAGTCACGCATGCACGCGCGAGTCACGGGTGAACCAGATCAACACCACACCGCAGccacagactcgtgactcgttCGTGACGTTAGCCGACGTCACACAAATTCGGCATGTCAGATCTACACGTCCTAACACTGCGGCTTGATTCTcttcagattcacgattcacgcttcacgcttcacgcttcacggttcacggttcacggttcacggttcacgcTTCGCCATGTTGAGcatcagtcgtgagtgtgagtcacgagtggtgagcgagtcacgagtcgggcgacgaatcgtgaatggtcGACGTACAACGTTAAATGGCTCGGCTTTCCGGCTATTCAGGCTGGACGAACGCCGgacgagagcagcaagccaaagcacgaagcgtgcAGCTGCCATCATCCGGGCAGGTTCATGGTCAACGTGGCACTAACTtagcaagagcaagcatCGTTGGATCAGCGAAACGAGGAGCAACATGCAAGAAGTGGAACTACGTATACCTTCTGTGCAGCCGCACGTTGAGCTCGTTGGTATTCTGCATCGCAAACAGGCTGACACCGCCAGGTCGGCTCAATCTCCATCTCAATCTCAatctcaagctcaagctcaacctcAACCTCGACGCATTGTGCTCATCCTACACGGCTTGCTTGCACACAAGAACCAGTGCTACCACCGTGCACTTGCACAGGCGCTGCCTGTAGATTCGTATCGATTCGATTTCCGTGGCAATGCCGATTCCAAGGGCGATTGGACCATGGGCAGTCTCGACAATGACCTAGCTGACCTCTCAAGCGTCATTCGACATTTGCACCGCACACACGGCTACACGGTGGATATGATCGTAGCACATTCACGTGGATCCATGGTGTCCTGGATCTACCTCAGCAGATCCGAGCAGGAGCTGCAACGCGACGGTGGAGTCGCATATGTGCCCAACCTCGTAGTTGCCTCGGGGCGATGGACTATGCAAAACGTGCTCACCACCTATGCACGATTCCAACACGATTTCGATAAGCACGGCTTCTAT
This region of Mycosarcoma maydis chromosome 23, whole genome shotgun sequence genomic DNA includes:
- a CDS encoding uncharacterized protein (related to transcription factor ATFA), whose product is MIALQSARPATASRPPAKPLSRNSPVRSTAKHHLEPNPFEEITPTTLSSLTNVNPTTAIDPNAPTPAAGSSLSTQPQHFAAKPTDAQNAFDLAFSRSFPNDRSDAKLTGSKLKAHVNATDSDRSVSHSISPQMVHKPLDAPNGGDQQNAASGLFLLSRAHKEMSKRDAASTSLYDSKPSSKKSTSAKNAPDAKPTSKPTANKRKKSNSTDDDAAATAQASTSTNAPPAKAAKTAKGGKKAAAAAAAAAAADASKDASTRANGGGSLKSDNGADDDDQHWDSDDENGEGRGNMDEKRKNFLERNRQAALKCRQRKKAWLASLQAKVEYLQNDNENLQNTVGALRNENMFLKSQLVQATGGAPLPNIPMGLAMGMPMAPPPHGVDAQHHSMAPAPMGIPTSMAPHPAYLHPGVSQAPGGAYPPARAPPPGFDPRQAGPTGRPRSESDALASNESSMPGLKHEREWSAASATDTTNKHTSAASGAATIKV
- a CDS encoding uncharacterized protein (related to Transaldolase B); its protein translation is MTASTVPIIVNAASQLEIDVDTLDVALTQQLASVGVQPNDMTSNQFIVADALRLAQNEALLDDVVRGSGAGDWLAILDRVSVRLCAQNLANISGRALLQVSPTHAYDTEQIVEHALAYDREFSALGIGKHRYCIKILATPAGVKAAWILESQHAIRTLATGVFSVAQALAAAQAGCLYISPYYNEILAHFTAPDERAVYDDPVSQHPMSPRMAHIYQAYRELTLANPAARPPVIKSASFIGINEVLAMPQLGAQQATILAPILSEMIQRTGMRATTKPYRPSKTYDVALPDSTLALLKIDRLRADGVAQQFDLSVDYLSHNAQQLALAISNDPETQRRLNDAIRVFETAQLNAKTVIDAAIARVNAAHS
- a CDS encoding uncharacterized protein (related to Mannose-6-phosphate isomerase): MAGETKICGPILLHSHQLGQRFYLGGPQISSFRGEERASESEAHSRREPEDWVASTTCCAGHDSLGLTRLGQTDTLLVDEIGADPVAWLGSAHVAKYGSDTKLLVKLLDAGQRLPIHAHPHVDWARMHLARNHGKAEAWHMLTGGDVYLGLKEHVTAARLLDMVDAQDIQAMLQLLHRVEVQRGDTVYVPPGMLHAIGQGILLVEVQEPEDMSILLEWSHFQLDGRKHGHLGLGFAKAITAIDTSALSHEQLDQLVVRAQTSTTSNLLSEHALEYFRMDKFYSDVELDAGFQVVVVLSGEVEVSVRSTDQAAVILKGGSTALLRHADGSVAFKVRQPTEFLVIRPPL